The nucleotide sequence GGGAAGCCGGCGATCATGGTGCGCGCGACGCTGCAGTTCAGTGGATTGGTGTACATCATGCACGACTCCGGCGTGGAGGGGGGGCTGTCGCTGGCGGTGGCCATGGAGCCGGAGAACATGCCGCTGTTCAAGCAAGTATTCTACGAGGAACTCGAGGCTCTGAAGCAATCTTAGGCATGATTCTTTTCATCAGCTTTGatttcttggtgttctgtttgaattTAGAGTGTCAGAGTCCGATTAAGTAGAGCTTCCAGTCAAATAAGGCCATCTGCAACTCGAGCATTTCTTCTGTGTTGTCGCTTGAAAGCTTGAGTGAATCAATGTCTGTAGTAGTGTCCTTAACTCCTTTCATCGCTACTGTGTGTTTGTGTCAACTGCATTCAGCATTGGACTTCTTGGAGCTGATCTACAGGTGGGCGAAGCCGGCGTTCATGGTGTCGGCGACAGTGTTCTCCGTGCCGCGCTGGACATAGAGTTGCGAGACAAAAGTCCAACAGACGGTGACTCTCTTGTCGCCCTGTCGAACGCTGCTGGTGTACGCTTCGGACGTAGGCTGCAGGGAGAGGACTGGGAGGATCAGGATGACGAGGGAGCGGAGCAGAGCCGCGCCGTCGGTCATGGAAGGGATCAAGCACCTAACGAGATTTGGAAATAAACATTCTTCAGCAACAGCAGAATCGGCCGTGAAATGATTCAGGGGTGATGTGGTGTCCAACACAGATGCGCGCAATGTCGACGTCATCTCTCGCTCGCCATATGCGGAATTAAACACGTGGGCACAACAGGCCGATAGTTCCAATTCTCCCCACCCGCCTCAATCGCCAACCGCTTCCTCCTTTCGGTGGGTCCCACCCGAGAGGAGTCGCTACCATCCAACCCACCAACCAAGGGCCTCGATCTCTCCTTAGTAGTGATATCGCAAGCTGCCACCGTTGGATTTGCGCCCAAAACCGCACGCCGGGGTTTTATATTGACACCCAACCCCATAACTCCGCGTCCGCTTTCCCGGCCAATCTTTGGGAGAGATAGAGCGCGAGAGAGAGGGGCGCACCGCCGAAACCCTCGTCTCGATCTCGCGTCCCCGATCGCCAATACCGGAGGGTGGAAACCCCGATCGCCTCGATCTCGTCTCGTCCCCAATGGCAGACGATCTGGTGGAGGCGAAAACGCCGGATGGCTGCGACGCCGACGCGACGGTGATCCAGAGGAGGATCGAGTTCCACCCTGCCCGTAAATTCTTCTCACCATCGTCCAACGGGGCTTTCTATCTTGAAACCctgaaccccgattcggaaactcCCAGGCCCTCGGCGTGCAATCGGGATCCTCCCGCGGTTTCGGCGCCGTCACTGGGGAGGAGATCGGATGGTGTGGAGGCCTATGAGCATGAAATGGACCCCGAGCTCAGCTCTAGGATCAGGTTTCGTAATATTGTAAGTGCAGTTTTTGGTATACTGCCGATTCGGGATTCAGAAGTTGTTGATCTTGTAATTTTGGGGAGCGTCATTCTTGATTGTATGGTACCTACCGCTTGATTGGGCGGTCTATTCGTTTATCTGATGGGAAACAGTTGTAGTCTAATAGTTTCCTTCTTTACATTATCTCTTACTTTTATGTAAACCTCCCAGATTGGCTGTTAGTCTGTTTCCTTTGCTTTTACAATCACATACTATGGTTTTGAGATTGTAACATCCCGAGTAAAAGCGTGAAAATCTTATAATTTACAGGGTGCTGGATTGGCCAATCTTGGCAACACTTGTTTTCTTAATTCAGTCCTTCAATGCCTGACATACACTGAGCCTTTTGCTGCATATCTACAGAGTGGGAAACATCAAATTTCTTGTGAGTTTTTTTCTCTATCCTCTTTCCTTTTTTCGTTCATTTTTTAGCACCAGCATTAATGTTTGCATGTATATCATTAACTTGTATTTTTGTGGAAAATTTCTTGTTTGTCTAATCAGTTCAGGGAAAAGAATATCAGTTTGTAGAAAATAGCCTGATTAATATTTTCATCTGCACTATATATATGTTTACACAGACCAGATTTAGTATACATTCGAATTcctatttttgtttattttttattgatttcaGCTCTGAATTTACCTTTGTAGGTCAGATAGCTGGATTTTGTGCAATGTGTGCCATTCAGAACCACGTCATGATTGCCCTACAGTCAACTGGGAAGATATTGTCACCTTCTACTCTTGTCAAGAACTTACGTTGTATCCTTATTTGTACACAAAATAATTTTACCTTTTCTTGCAGCCctttaacaaatatttttttgctGCCACTGAAaatgatgaatttaaatttagAAAGGGTATGTAGTGAGTTAACAAGTAGTGCTACTGTAACTTAAAGTTGCAAACCTTAACCAGCTGATCAGGCATATCTCGCAATTTTCGTAATTCTAGACAAGAAGATGCACATGAGTACATGGTTAGCTTGCTTGAGTCCATGCACAAATGCTGTTTACCATCTGGAGTCCCTAGTGAGTCCCCTACTGCTTATGAAAAAAGTTTGGTACACAAGATATTTGGTGGCCGACTGAGAAGTCAGGTTGCTCATATAAACCTTCTGTCTATGTACCTGCAATTTTTACAGAATATAGACCTGTCAGTGAATCTTGAATGCTCTATTGCAGGTTAAGTGCATGCAATGTTCCTATTCTTCCAATAAATTTGATCCGTTCCTGGATTTGAGTCTCGAAATAGCAAAGGTTGATTCTTTATGGAAAGCACTAAAACATTTTACTGCTGTGGAACAATTAGATGGAGGGGAAAGACAGTACCAGTGTCAAAACTGCAAAGAGAAAGTTAGGGCTCTCAAACAGCTCACCATTCACAAGGCCCCTTATGTTCTCACTATTCATCTTAAACGTTTTGATTCTTTGTTTCCTGGACAGAAGATTGACACAAAAGTGGATTTTGATCTCACTCTTGATTTAAAACCTTTCATCAGTGATCCACATGTGTGTAAATTCATTAAAATTAGTCAGCCTTTCATCTTGAACATTCTGATGTATGTAAACATCTGATTCTTTGCCTCATCAATCTTTTCAGGAAGATGATTTGAAATACACCCTTTATGGAGTTTTGGTGCATGCTGGCTGGAGTACCGAATCTGGTCATTATTATTGTTATGTTTGTACCTCTAGTGGCATGTGGCATTCTCTTGATGATAACCAGGTTTAGTGTATGTTTTGCTTTGTTTGTTATCATGTTATGTTTATGTTATTATATTTTATCAGTAAATCGTTGAATCTTGACTTCttaataaaatcatcaataataatatataCAAGCTGAAAATTTAGATTTTAGGGTTGCATGAATAATGTGTAATGGATTTATTATGATCACAGGTCCTGGTAGGAATTCACTTGGATATCTATTACACCATGCTCTGCTCATGTGCCAATGCACCTCACAATACAATATGATCAAAGACACCAATAGAAGGGGGCAAGGGGAAAGATACCCTTCCTTCAAAATGGAACTTGGAAGATATTATGATAAAACCAAATCATATCCTTAGGTTATATGTGTTAAGCAGAAAAGAGAAAATACTTAATTATGAGTCATCTGAATTGCTTTTACTGTGACTTTGTCTGAGCAACTGAAAGTTTGGCTTGTTCATGCTTGTATTATTTTAGTTGGTTCTCATGTTGATTCTTTCAAAAATACGATTGCAGGTTTACCAGGTTAGTGAgaagactgtcctagagcagaagGCCTACATGCTATTTTATGTCCGTGATAGGAGTTCTATAGTGAAGAAATCATCAGAGATGATTAAAAAAGATTGTGTTTCTACTAATCCTCCTGGGAAGAAATTAATTCCTCACTCAGCCTTAGTTATAAAGGGAGCAGTTCTAAATTGTTTGGTGGATGGGAAACTAAGCACCTTGGAATCTAGTTCTGCCATACTTAAAAGTTATCCTATTACTGATTGTCATCCTGATTCTGGAATAGGTACTTCATCAGATTCCCAGTTACCTGGAGTAGCATTTTTGCGAGAAAATGACAACAACATACAAAATGAAAATGTAGCTCCCCAGAGTGACAGCCAGTTGCTAGGGAGAGAAGCTGCATTATTGCGAGCAAATAGTGATATTATGTCAAATGCATTGCAGCAAGGGAAAAAATCAGCAGATGCAGCATCTTCAAAAGAGTTCATGATGCCTGTTTCCCAGATTATTCAACAGAGGTTGATTGAAGATTCAATCGAACCTGCACGGGACAAGGATTTTGTTGTTATGGTTACCCATGTAAATGATGCCACTGTCACCTCTGAAAGTGATCAAACTAACAGTGGAAAATGTCTTCTTTCTAATGATTGGAACGAAGAGGTGAAGTCAGATGTGCTCCTCTCTGTGCCAAATAATGCTTCCTGCTCAGACTCTTCTCCTCAGCAACATCATGAGAAGATTCTCAAGCAAATCAATATGCACGAGGTAATTTCAGCATTATCTATCAGATCTGATGCAAGTGCTTTTCCAGGGAACATATTACTCTTTGTTGACCTTGGTTTGTTTTGGCATGTAGAATGATGATGTTGCAATTGCAATTTATCAGAATAATGATGCACTTAGCAAAAAAGGAACAAGTAACGTACCTGCAGATAAAAATCCTCTCAAACTTTTAAACCAGTTGGGATTCATGCAGATGGCATCACATGATAAAACTTCCGTGGAACATCAGGTGGGTTTCCCTTTCTTCATTCCTGATTCTTGTGTGTACAATCTAAACTTTTCCTCTTGTTTGCATATCCAGATTGGTAATGAGAGCAAGAGGTGCTCAACTAACACACAGTGCAATGGGGGAGACCTTAAACTGGAGGAATCTGGAATGACTAATGTATTAAAGGGATGTTCAAGTGGTTTTGTTGAGAAGGAAGTTCTTGACATAATGAAATCCCAAACAGGACTAAAGCCAAAAAAACATGTAAAACATTCACTAAATGGAATGTATTTTGGCCGCAAGCAACTGTTTCTTTCTTTGTTGAGTGCAGATAAAATCAGGAAAAGAAACAGAAGAAAAAAGCGGCTTTCAATTATGACAAGCTTGCAAAAAAAAGCTGTACCTGATGATGTTAGCATGAATGATCAGGGCACATCAACCTCTGAGATTGTTAAAAATGTTGTACCTTCTGAGTGTTCTGGTCGAAAGCATTCTCGTGCTACTTTCAAGAAAAACAGAAGTACCTGCAGTATGAGGAATGATAGTTACTGTAACAGTGAATCTTTGAATATATCAACTGGAGGAATTGACGGGGACAATGGTAAAGATCGAACACATGATCATCCTGAGCAATCAAGATGGTGTTCCAGCTCCACAGATTATCACTACAACTCAAGAGACACAATTTTAGATGACAATGGGCTCCTTCAGCATAATATTATGAAACTACTCATGAGGGGCTTGAACAAAAAAACTGGTACCATctacatttcaaatatttgttGAATTGCCTCccttttttcttgtattttttgtTTGGATTCATGATCTTTGTTACTTCACCTTAAA is from Musa acuminata AAA Group cultivar baxijiao chromosome BXJ1-6, Cavendish_Baxijiao_AAA, whole genome shotgun sequence and encodes:
- the LOC135675663 gene encoding ubiquitin carboxyl-terminal hydrolase 23-like; translated protein: MADDLVEAKTPDGCDADATVIQRRIEFHPARKFFSPSSNGAFYLETLNPDSETPRPSACNRDPPAVSAPSLGRRSDGVEAYEHEMDPELSSRIRFRNIGAGLANLGNTCFLNSVLQCLTYTEPFAAYLQSGKHQISCQIAGFCAMCAIQNHVMIALQSTGKILSPSTLVKNLRCISRNFRNSRQEDAHEYMVSLLESMHKCCLPSGVPSESPTAYEKSLVHKIFGGRLRSQVKCMQCSYSSNKFDPFLDLSLEIAKVDSLWKALKHFTAVEQLDGGERQYQCQNCKEKVRALKQLTIHKAPYVLTIHLKRFDSLFPGQKIDTKVDFDLTLDLKPFISDPHEDDLKYTLYGVLVHAGWSTESGHYYCYVCTSSGMWHSLDDNQVYQVSEKTVLEQKAYMLFYVRDRSSIVKKSSEMIKKDCVSTNPPGKKLIPHSALVIKGAVLNCLVDGKLSTLESSSAILKSYPITDCHPDSGIGTSSDSQLPGVAFLRENDNNIQNENVAPQSDSQLLGREAALLRANSDIMSNALQQGKKSADAASSKEFMMPVSQIIQQRLIEDSIEPARDKDFVVMVTHVNDATVTSESDQTNSGKCLLSNDWNEEVKSDVLLSVPNNASCSDSSPQQHHEKILKQINMHENDDVAIAIYQNNDALSKKGTSNVPADKNPLKLLNQLGFMQMASHDKTSVEHQIGNESKRCSTNTQCNGGDLKLEESGMTNVLKGCSSGFVEKEVLDIMKSQTGLKPKKHVKHSLNGMYFGRKQLFLSLLSADKIRKRNRRKKRLSIMTSLQKKAVPDDVSMNDQGTSTSEIVKNVVPSECSGRKHSRATFKKNRSTCSMRNDSYCNSESLNISTGGIDGDNGKDRTHDHPEQSRWCSSSTDYHYNSRDTILDDNGLLQHNIMKLLMRGLNKKTVARWYHLESPEFEVHGLKSSRSSRIDYVVDEWNEEYCQGRRKKAKKSKESNGGQNEFQEMTNVKQQERSKVKKQRLLNIIPFRI